A portion of the Candidatus Bathyarchaeia archaeon genome contains these proteins:
- a CDS encoding DUF373 family protein: MKEKAEEKRILILCVDRDGDLGAKTEIKTPLIGREQNLNAAVALALKDPEESDANAMFEAVRLYDRLVGEAKPEEVFEIATISGSELGGVGADRKIVAELSDVLKAFPASEVILVTDGYSDEAVLPLIESRVPVSSVRRVVVKHSESIEETAALFTRYLKMILENPRYSRIALGLPGMLFLILGILAIFGLVHYYLMAFVIVLGAYMFVKGFGVDKLVRRLYVWVKEYSPPPLPVQISAFSTLAGLLCMGIGVYLGLDAVTGSGLDFSNWLGVLPQATGIFIMNSKDLMVIGVCLALTGRAIRWYFERDARLLRNAALIVLIGWSRQILEAASGILINPKVGYEVLIFSIVIGILISIASILVILVIHRSARGFFKKTAAGEQKEFEES; encoded by the coding sequence ATGAAGGAGAAAGCCGAGGAGAAAAGGATTCTTATTCTATGCGTTGACAGGGACGGGGATCTGGGCGCAAAGACGGAAATTAAGACACCGTTGATTGGTAGGGAGCAAAATCTCAACGCCGCTGTGGCTTTGGCGCTGAAGGATCCAGAGGAATCCGATGCAAACGCCATGTTTGAGGCTGTGCGCCTCTATGACCGCCTCGTCGGCGAAGCAAAACCGGAAGAAGTTTTTGAAATAGCCACTATATCAGGGTCGGAGTTAGGCGGTGTCGGCGCCGACAGAAAAATTGTGGCGGAGCTGAGCGATGTTTTGAAGGCTTTTCCTGCAAGCGAAGTGATTCTGGTTACTGATGGCTATTCAGATGAGGCTGTTTTACCCCTAATAGAGTCCAGGGTGCCTGTTTCCTCTGTTAGAAGGGTTGTTGTGAAGCACAGTGAATCCATCGAGGAAACGGCGGCTCTATTCACGAGATACCTCAAAATGATTCTGGAGAACCCCCGCTACTCCCGCATAGCGCTTGGGCTTCCAGGCATGCTTTTCCTAATTTTGGGCATACTTGCCATTTTTGGCTTGGTTCACTATTATTTGATGGCTTTTGTGATTGTTCTTGGAGCTTACATGTTTGTAAAGGGTTTTGGTGTTGATAAGCTGGTGAGGAGACTTTATGTTTGGGTGAAAGAGTACTCGCCTCCGCCTCTACCCGTGCAGATTTCAGCCTTCTCCACCCTTGCAGGTCTTCTATGCATGGGGATAGGCGTATATCTAGGCTTGGATGCTGTAACTGGTTCAGGTTTGGATTTTTCTAACTGGTTAGGTGTTTTACCCCAAGCCACGGGCATTTTTATCATGAACTCTAAGGATCTCATGGTTATAGGCGTGTGTTTGGCTTTAACTGGGAGGGCTATACGCTGGTACTTTGAGAGGGATGCCCGTCTTCTGCGTAACGCTGCCCTCATAGTTCTGATTGGATGGAGTAGGCAAATTCTTGAAGCCGCCTCGGGCATCCTAATTAACCCAAAAGTTGGCTATGAAGTGCTGATTTTCTCCATTGTGATCGGCATCTTGATAAGCATAGCCTCAATCCTTGTAATCCTCGTAATCCACAGGTCAGCCAGAGGATTCTTCAAGAAAACAGCAGCGGGGGAGCAAAAGGAGTTTGAGGAAAGCTAG
- the mtnP gene encoding S-methyl-5'-thioadenosine phosphorylase encodes MRKARIAVIGGTGFEKLFASLEKIVAGTPYGIPPPIFMGEINDKNVVFLPRHGPEHTVPPHKVNYRANIYALHQLGVERILAVNAVGAINRDFKPGDIVVPHDFADFTKQRPMTFYDGPPVTHVDLSQPYCPELREKLIHCAEGLGLKVWNRAVLVCTEGPRFETPAEIEMFRRLGFDIVGMTGVPEAVLARELEICYAAVCFVSNMAAGMQEHLTPKEVYEVSMKVQPKIEQLLIETIKALPAEREGKCPCAKALKNARIK; translated from the coding sequence TTGAGGAAAGCTAGAATCGCAGTGATAGGCGGAACAGGCTTCGAGAAGCTGTTCGCAAGCTTGGAAAAAATTGTGGCTGGAACGCCGTATGGCATCCCCCCACCAATATTCATGGGAGAGATAAACGACAAGAACGTTGTCTTCCTCCCAAGACACGGTCCAGAACACACGGTGCCACCTCACAAGGTAAACTATAGAGCCAACATCTATGCGCTGCACCAGCTTGGAGTTGAAAGGATTCTGGCGGTAAATGCCGTCGGCGCCATAAACAGGGATTTCAAGCCCGGCGATATTGTTGTCCCCCACGACTTCGCCGACTTCACAAAACAGAGACCCATGACCTTTTACGATGGACCGCCTGTCACCCACGTTGACTTGTCCCAGCCATACTGTCCAGAATTGCGTGAAAAGTTAATCCATTGTGCTGAAGGGCTTGGTTTGAAGGTGTGGAATCGCGCTGTGCTTGTTTGCACTGAGGGACCCCGTTTTGAAACTCCGGCGGAGATTGAAATGTTTAGGAGGCTTGGCTTCGACATTGTTGGCATGACGGGGGTTCCGGAGGCGGTTTTGGCCAGAGAGTTAGAAATCTGTTATGCAGCGGTCTGTTTTGTCTCGAACATGGCTGCCGGCATGCAGGAGCACCTAACGCCTAAGGAGGTTTATGAAGTGTCCATGAAGGTTCAGCCGAAGATTGAGCAACTTTTAATTGAAACCATTAAGGCTTTACCAGCGGAGCGCGAAGGCAAATGCCCATGCGCAAAAGCCTTGAAGAATGCGAGGATTAAGTGA
- the uppS gene encoding polyprenyl diphosphate synthase: MLKTLLSVIGAYKLYEKWLWHQVKNHEKPEHIAIILDGNRRWASEKDLPPWLGHKEGAEKVEQLLDWCLKLNVKSITLYAFSTENFRRPKREVEEIMRLAAEKLQKILRDERIHKNRVRVKVIGRKHLLPEDLQKLIDEVEQATQNYDKHFLNIAFAYGGRAEIVDAARKIAEKVQREGLKPEDVDEELFERFLYTSHLPKQDPDLIIRTSGEERLSGFLLWQSAYSELCFLDVYWPDFRFIDLLRAVRTFQKRKRRFGA, encoded by the coding sequence ATGCTTAAGACGCTTCTCTCGGTTATAGGCGCCTACAAACTTTACGAGAAGTGGTTATGGCACCAGGTGAAAAACCACGAGAAGCCGGAGCACATAGCGATAATTTTGGATGGAAACAGAAGATGGGCTTCGGAGAAGGATCTCCCACCATGGCTCGGCCACAAGGAAGGCGCCGAGAAGGTCGAACAACTCCTAGATTGGTGCCTGAAACTCAACGTCAAATCCATAACACTTTACGCCTTTTCGACGGAAAACTTCCGCCGCCCAAAAAGGGAAGTTGAGGAAATAATGAGGCTTGCCGCCGAAAAGCTCCAGAAGATTTTGAGGGATGAGAGAATCCACAAAAACAGGGTGCGCGTAAAAGTGATCGGCAGGAAGCACTTGCTCCCCGAAGACCTCCAGAAACTCATTGATGAAGTGGAACAAGCCACCCAAAACTATGACAAGCACTTTTTAAACATCGCCTTCGCCTATGGCGGAAGAGCTGAAATAGTGGACGCAGCGAGGAAAATCGCTGAAAAAGTGCAAAGGGAAGGGTTGAAGCCAGAAGATGTCGACGAAGAACTCTTTGAGAGGTTCCTGTACACGTCGCACCTGCCAAAACAGGACCCGGACTTGATTATCAGGACCTCGGGCGAGGAGCGATTAAGCGGCTTCCTCCTTTGGCAGTCAGCCTACAGCGAACTCTGCTTCCTAGATGTATATTGGCCAGATTTCCGTTTCATTGACTTGCTGAGGGCTGTGCGCACATTCCAAAAGCGTAAGAGGCGATTTGGCGCCTAG
- a CDS encoding redox-regulated ATPase YchF — MPYSRLLGIVGKPNVGKSTFFSAATLAPAEIANYPFTTIKPNRGVGYVRTPCVCREFGVQDNPVNSLCLDGVRLIPVEFIDCAGLVPDAWQGRGLGNQFLDEIRKADVLIHVVDASGGTDSEGRICKPGEHDPVEDVKFLERELTMWMASILKRDWPKIARTAESEAKDLLSILEERLSGLAIRRVHIFEAIRRTGLNAEKPTSWSEEDFLRFIDTLRRIAKPMLIAANKIDVPPAEENLERLKKLNYIVVPCCAEAELALRRAAEKKFIDYRPGDCNFKINHPEKLTESQLKALETIREKILLKYGSTGVQDAINMAYFKLLNMIVVYPVEDLEHMSDHHGRVLPDAYLVPHGTTARELAYLIHTELGESFIYAVEARERKRVGEDYILKDRDVISIVSAKKRA; from the coding sequence ATGCCATATTCCAGGCTCCTTGGGATAGTTGGGAAGCCCAACGTTGGAAAATCCACGTTTTTCAGTGCTGCGACGCTGGCTCCCGCTGAGATAGCGAATTATCCCTTCACAACCATTAAGCCTAACCGTGGAGTTGGCTATGTGAGAACGCCTTGTGTCTGTAGGGAGTTTGGAGTCCAAGATAACCCTGTGAACTCCCTATGCCTCGACGGTGTTAGGCTTATCCCCGTGGAGTTTATAGACTGCGCGGGGCTCGTGCCAGACGCCTGGCAGGGCAGAGGTCTGGGCAACCAGTTTTTAGACGAGATTAGAAAGGCTGATGTGCTCATCCATGTTGTAGATGCCTCTGGCGGAACGGATTCTGAGGGGAGAATATGCAAGCCCGGCGAGCACGACCCGGTGGAGGATGTGAAGTTTCTAGAGCGGGAGTTAACCATGTGGATGGCCAGCATCCTAAAGAGGGACTGGCCTAAGATCGCTAGGACCGCTGAATCTGAAGCCAAAGATCTCCTATCGATTCTCGAGGAGAGGCTCAGCGGCCTAGCCATCAGAAGAGTCCACATTTTTGAGGCTATAAGGCGGACGGGGCTAAACGCTGAAAAGCCCACATCTTGGAGTGAGGAGGATTTCCTCCGTTTTATCGACACGTTAAGGCGTATTGCCAAGCCCATGCTTATAGCTGCAAACAAGATTGATGTGCCTCCGGCCGAGGAAAACCTTGAAAGGCTCAAGAAGCTAAATTACATTGTGGTGCCATGCTGCGCCGAGGCGGAACTTGCCCTTCGAAGAGCCGCCGAGAAAAAATTTATAGACTATAGGCCTGGAGACTGCAACTTCAAAATAAACCATCCCGAAAAGCTTACTGAAAGCCAGCTTAAAGCGCTGGAAACCATAAGAGAAAAGATTCTGCTCAAATATGGCTCTACAGGGGTTCAGGATGCAATAAACATGGCCTACTTCAAGCTCCTGAACATGATTGTGGTTTATCCCGTGGAGGATTTGGAGCACATGTCCGACCATCATGGGCGGGTTCTGCCGGACGCCTATCTGGTGCCCCATGGAACAACAGCCCGAGAACTCGCCTACCTAATCCATACTGAGCTCGGCGAAAGCTTCATCTATGCTGTTGAGGCTAGAGAACGCAAAAGGGTTGGCGAAGACTACATCCTTAAGGATAGGGACGTGATCTCAATAGTTAGCGCCAAGAAAAGAGCCTGA
- a CDS encoding transglutaminase-like domain-containing protein → MKSQLLAVAVALAVACLILQLVFSSSNDFLKYEVEGVFVGELKHTIQITNPWQTPIRGGKLIVPLVKNQTGRHYAVLRSVSASGGMFHGPTLLNYDSGNIYLYWSDITINPEAAFNVELTYLILSFSVKYTINASRLVEYNVESELYKRYTQPEQLIESDNPKIVNAAREIVGGEANSHVKALLIYNFVVEHLKYEVQKEEKGALWALENGVGDCSEYSYLFVALCRAAGIPARIQAGFAFHHDSGVVEDGHMWAEYYLEDYGWIPVDAAWRMFGQIDHRHLSSIQSIPEIPYANYLFNQTAGKKPKDKQSVRLSPMSVGGFPDGQFVEAISQAVQRIKPVELGVLLGKILGGKILFPSEVEAVELKVLESKICIQRAVDSWETGSKTALNEAFKALDKADEALKCAWIVVVKTFILYIGISLILAAIFVSLVRRCSRSLQQHNSYNVQ, encoded by the coding sequence ATGAAAAGTCAACTCCTAGCCGTTGCGGTGGCTTTAGCCGTTGCATGCTTAATCCTTCAATTAGTCTTTTCAAGCTCCAATGATTTTCTGAAGTATGAGGTTGAAGGTGTCTTTGTTGGAGAACTCAAGCATACAATTCAGATAACAAATCCTTGGCAAACTCCAATAAGGGGTGGTAAACTGATAGTTCCGCTTGTTAAAAACCAGACGGGTCGTCACTATGCCGTGCTCCGCAGTGTTTCAGCGAGTGGCGGCATGTTTCATGGTCCAACCCTTCTGAATTATGATTCCGGAAACATTTACCTGTACTGGAGCGACATAACAATAAATCCGGAAGCCGCCTTCAACGTGGAGCTGACATATCTCATTCTATCCTTCAGCGTCAAGTACACGATAAATGCTAGTAGGCTTGTGGAGTACAATGTAGAATCCGAGTTGTATAAGCGATACACCCAGCCGGAGCAACTCATCGAGTCAGATAATCCCAAAATTGTTAATGCTGCCCGTGAAATAGTCGGTGGAGAAGCAAACTCCCATGTGAAAGCCCTGTTGATCTACAATTTTGTGGTTGAACATCTGAAGTATGAGGTTCAGAAGGAGGAGAAAGGCGCCCTCTGGGCGCTGGAGAACGGCGTAGGCGACTGCTCCGAGTACTCATACCTCTTCGTGGCCTTGTGCAGGGCTGCTGGGATACCTGCCCGCATCCAAGCCGGTTTCGCCTTTCACCACGATAGCGGCGTAGTGGAGGATGGGCACATGTGGGCTGAATACTACCTTGAAGATTATGGGTGGATACCCGTTGATGCGGCTTGGCGCATGTTCGGTCAAATAGATCATAGGCATTTAAGCTCTATTCAGAGTATACCCGAAATACCATACGCCAACTACCTTTTCAACCAGACGGCCGGCAAGAAGCCCAAGGATAAACAATCAGTTCGATTGTCGCCAATGTCTGTGGGCGGATTTCCTGATGGTCAATTTGTTGAGGCGATTTCCCAAGCTGTTCAGAGAATAAAGCCGGTGGAGCTTGGAGTTTTGCTTGGAAAAATTTTAGGCGGCAAGATTTTATTCCCATCGGAGGTTGAAGCGGTTGAATTGAAAGTTTTGGAGAGCAAGATTTGCATTCAAAGGGCTGTGGATTCTTGGGAGACAGGCTCAAAAACAGCCCTAAACGAAGCCTTCAAGGCCCTTGATAAGGCTGATGAGGCGTTGAAGTGCGCTTGGATCGTTGTTGTCAAGACCTTTATCCTTTACATTGGCATAAGCTTGATTCTGGCTGCGATTTTTGTATCTCTCGTAAGGCGCTGTTCACGTTCTCTTCAGCAGCATAACTCATATAATGTTCAATGA
- the pdhA gene encoding pyruvate dehydrogenase (acetyl-transferring) E1 component subunit alpha produces MDISKEKLIEMYRMMVKIRLFEDKVFELYAQNLVPGTIHLYTGQEAVAVGVCSALRKDDYITSTHRGHGHCIAKGADVKRVMAEILGKKTGYCKGKGGSMHIADFSIGMLGATAVVGAGIPIAAGAGLSIKLRGTDQVVACFFGDGASNQGTFHEGINMAAIWSLPVIFVCENNLYAMGTRVSMVMLIENIADRAAAYGIPGVVVDGNDVLAVYEATLRAAERARRGEGPTLIECKTYRHRGHSRVDPAKYRPKEEVEAWLARDPIKRFREKLLGLNVLTEAEIQQIDREVAAEIDEAVRYAMESPYPAPEEALEDVYA; encoded by the coding sequence ATTGACATTTCCAAGGAAAAGCTTATTGAAATGTATAGGATGATGGTTAAAATCCGCCTCTTCGAGGATAAGGTTTTCGAGTTATACGCCCAGAATCTTGTTCCCGGAACAATACACCTCTACACTGGGCAAGAGGCTGTTGCAGTCGGCGTTTGCAGCGCCTTGAGGAAAGATGACTACATAACAAGCACCCATAGGGGGCACGGCCACTGCATAGCAAAGGGTGCAGACGTTAAACGGGTTATGGCTGAAATCTTGGGGAAGAAAACTGGCTACTGCAAGGGTAAGGGCGGATCCATGCACATTGCCGACTTCAGCATAGGCATGCTCGGCGCAACAGCCGTTGTAGGCGCAGGTATACCCATAGCCGCCGGAGCCGGCTTATCCATAAAGCTTCGGGGAACAGATCAGGTTGTGGCATGTTTCTTCGGCGACGGAGCCTCAAATCAGGGGACATTCCACGAGGGCATCAACATGGCGGCTATATGGAGCCTTCCAGTCATATTTGTCTGCGAGAATAACCTGTACGCCATGGGAACCCGTGTTTCAATGGTTATGCTGATAGAAAACATCGCCGACAGAGCCGCCGCCTATGGGATTCCAGGGGTTGTTGTTGATGGAAATGATGTCCTAGCCGTTTATGAAGCCACACTTAGGGCGGCGGAGAGGGCGAGGAGGGGTGAAGGGCCAACCCTCATCGAATGTAAGACTTATAGGCATAGGGGGCACTCCCGTGTGGACCCAGCCAAATACAGGCCTAAAGAAGAGGTTGAGGCTTGGCTTGCCAGAGACCCTATAAAACGGTTCAGGGAGAAACTTTTGGGGTTGAATGTTTTAACAGAAGCGGAAATCCAGCAGATTGACAGGGAGGTGGCTGCTGAAATCGATGAAGCTGTTCGATATGCCATGGAGAGCCCCTACCCCGCACCAGAGGAAGCCTTGGAAGACGTTTACGCATGA
- a CDS encoding alpha-ketoacid dehydrogenase subunit beta, protein MRRITYREALREALREEMRRDPTVFLLGEDIGRYWGGAFKVTEGLAEEFGDERVRDTPISESAIIGVAVGAAITGMRPVAEIMFGDLTALAMDQIANQAAKLRYMFGGQAKVPLVIRTPFGGGVNIAAHHSQCLEAWFMHVPGLYVAVPSTPYDAKGLLKSAIRGNNPVIFCEHKLLYPIEGEVPEEDYTIPFGVADIKREGEDVTVVATLYMVHKALKAAEILAREGISVEVVDPRTLTPLDKKTIINSVKKTGRLVVVSEDCKTAGVTAEIAAIVAEEAIDYLDAPIKRVAEPDTPIPFSPPLEQYVIPDEKAIIRAVKEIV, encoded by the coding sequence ATGAGAAGGATAACCTATCGGGAAGCGTTGCGTGAAGCCTTAAGAGAGGAAATGCGAAGGGACCCCACTGTTTTCCTTTTAGGCGAGGACATTGGCAGATACTGGGGTGGAGCCTTCAAGGTGACGGAGGGCTTAGCTGAAGAGTTCGGCGACGAGCGGGTTCGAGACACACCGATATCCGAGTCCGCCATAATTGGCGTGGCTGTGGGCGCAGCCATAACTGGAATGCGGCCCGTAGCCGAGATAATGTTTGGAGATTTAACCGCCCTAGCCATGGATCAGATAGCCAACCAAGCGGCGAAGCTTCGATATATGTTTGGCGGACAGGCAAAGGTGCCTCTTGTGATTAGGACTCCCTTCGGCGGTGGCGTGAACATTGCGGCACATCATTCACAATGCCTAGAAGCTTGGTTTATGCATGTTCCAGGATTGTATGTGGCTGTTCCATCAACGCCCTACGATGCGAAGGGCTTGCTGAAAAGCGCCATCCGTGGAAACAACCCGGTAATCTTCTGCGAACACAAATTGCTCTACCCCATTGAGGGAGAAGTTCCGGAGGAGGATTATACGATACCCTTCGGCGTGGCTGACATTAAAAGGGAGGGGGAAGACGTCACTGTTGTGGCAACCCTTTACATGGTTCACAAGGCACTGAAGGCTGCTGAAATCCTAGCCAGAGAGGGAATAAGCGTTGAAGTGGTTGACCCGAGAACTCTAACGCCCTTAGACAAGAAGACGATAATAAACTCGGTTAAGAAAACGGGTAGGCTTGTCGTCGTCAGCGAGGACTGCAAAACAGCAGGGGTAACTGCTGAAATAGCCGCCATTGTGGCTGAGGAAGCCATAGACTATCTGGATGCGCCTATTAAACGGGTTGCTGAGCCTGACACGCCCATACCCTTCAGTCCACCGTTAGAACAGTACGTGATTCCAGACGAGAAGGCGATAATCAGGGCTGTTAAGGAGATAGTTTAA
- a CDS encoding dihydrolipoamide acetyltransferase family protein has protein sequence MVTKVVMPKLSLTMRTGSIGRWYKREGETVEKGEPIVEIISEKATYDLEAPASGILRKILVKEGEEAPVDAVIAIITAPDEQIPTEELAVKAPEEAAEIRERIPASPAAKRLAREYGIDLSLVKGTGPGGRIVEEDVKRFIEESKGIMPKVKEVIPLSGYKKTTAERVSASFRTAPHSTVFMSVDFSRAIELHEKLKVSYTAIIVAAVAKALTENPIMNSTMDGDKIKVFEDVNVGVAVATDRGLVVPVIRNADKKSLKEIDEILNDLVKKAREGRLGREEVSGGTFTVSNLGMYDVEFFTPIINPPEAAILGVGKIFEKPVMQSDGKVAFKQTVMLSLSYDHRIVDGAPAAVFLQKVKWHLENPSFL, from the coding sequence ATGGTTACGAAGGTTGTTATGCCTAAACTCAGCTTGACAATGAGGACTGGCAGCATTGGCAGATGGTATAAACGGGAAGGCGAAACCGTTGAAAAAGGTGAGCCAATAGTTGAGATTATTTCGGAGAAAGCCACCTATGACCTGGAGGCGCCCGCCTCAGGCATACTGCGAAAAATCCTCGTAAAAGAGGGAGAAGAAGCCCCCGTAGACGCGGTCATAGCCATAATAACCGCCCCAGACGAGCAGATTCCAACGGAGGAACTGGCAGTAAAGGCTCCGGAGGAAGCCGCCGAAATTAGAGAGCGGATTCCTGCCTCTCCAGCGGCGAAACGTTTGGCAAGGGAATATGGAATAGACTTATCCCTTGTCAAGGGCACGGGACCGGGAGGACGAATCGTCGAGGAGGATGTGAAGCGCTTTATTGAAGAGTCTAAGGGGATCATGCCCAAAGTCAAGGAGGTTATACCGTTAAGCGGTTATAAGAAAACCACGGCAGAGAGGGTTTCAGCAAGCTTTAGGACCGCCCCCCACAGCACGGTGTTTATGAGCGTTGACTTTTCAAGAGCCATAGAGCTTCATGAAAAGCTAAAGGTGTCCTATACAGCCATAATCGTGGCGGCTGTCGCCAAGGCTTTAACCGAAAATCCCATAATGAACTCGACGATGGATGGGGACAAAATCAAGGTTTTTGAGGACGTAAACGTGGGCGTGGCGGTGGCTACAGACCGCGGTCTAGTGGTTCCGGTGATCCGCAACGCTGACAAGAAGTCCCTGAAGGAAATAGACGAAATCCTAAACGATTTGGTGAAGAAAGCAAGAGAAGGTAGACTCGGAAGGGAAGAGGTTAGCGGTGGAACCTTCACAGTTTCAAACCTAGGCATGTATGATGTAGAATTCTTCACGCCTATAATCAATCCGCCTGAAGCAGCCATTCTAGGCGTTGGGAAAATCTTTGAAAAGCCAGTGATGCAGTCTGATGGGAAAGTAGCGTTCAAACAGACTGTTATGCTAAGCCTCTCTTATGATCATCGAATAGTGGACGGGGCGCCCGCAGCAGTATTCCTCCAAAAAGTGAAGTGGCACTTGGAAAACCCCAGCTTTTTGTAA
- a CDS encoding zinc-dependent dehydrogenase, with protein MKAAVYYSQRDIRVEEVPTPKIGRDEVLVEMRACGICGSDLMDWYLKNRAPLVLGHEPTGVIVEKGDDVEGFDIGDRVFVHHHVACLKCHYCQRGDFTLCEQFHRTNIVPGGFAEYFKVPAPNLKLDTLKIPENLSFEEATLIEPVGCCIRALRKCGIQSGDTVAIIGAGATGIIHVALSKIFGAEKVIACDFVEPRLEYAERFGADVVINPQKTSLTRVVMDETSGRGVDLAVVTAPSLEAYKAGVGILRKGGKLCVFAPTSPGEFLELSPKELFFNELQIIPSYSTSHIETRESLELIKTGKLRARDLITHRFPLEEAAKAFKTALEDKRSLKVVVLGKV; from the coding sequence GTGAAAGCAGCCGTTTACTATAGTCAAAGAGACATAAGGGTGGAGGAGGTTCCAACTCCGAAAATAGGGCGAGACGAAGTTCTGGTGGAGATGAGAGCATGCGGTATATGCGGCTCGGACCTAATGGACTGGTACTTGAAAAATCGGGCGCCGCTGGTTCTTGGACACGAGCCAACCGGCGTGATAGTTGAGAAGGGCGATGATGTTGAAGGCTTCGACATTGGCGACAGAGTCTTCGTCCACCATCACGTGGCATGCTTGAAATGCCACTACTGCCAGCGGGGAGACTTCACCCTTTGCGAGCAATTCCACAGGACAAATATTGTTCCGGGCGGGTTTGCGGAATACTTCAAGGTTCCAGCTCCAAACCTAAAACTGGACACGCTTAAGATTCCGGAAAATCTATCCTTCGAGGAGGCAACCCTCATAGAGCCGGTTGGATGCTGCATAAGAGCATTGAGGAAATGCGGAATCCAGAGCGGCGACACCGTGGCGATCATAGGCGCCGGGGCAACAGGCATAATTCACGTAGCCTTGTCGAAGATTTTCGGCGCCGAAAAGGTTATTGCATGCGATTTTGTTGAGCCTCGCCTTGAATATGCTGAAAGGTTCGGCGCGGACGTGGTGATCAACCCACAAAAAACAAGCCTAACCCGCGTGGTTATGGATGAAACCAGTGGCAGGGGCGTGGACTTGGCTGTTGTAACCGCGCCAAGCCTAGAAGCCTATAAGGCGGGTGTGGGCATACTCCGAAAGGGTGGAAAACTCTGCGTCTTTGCGCCTACGAGCCCCGGAGAATTTCTGGAGTTAAGCCCGAAAGAGCTCTTCTTCAATGAGTTGCAGATAATACCGTCTTATTCAACCTCGCATATCGAAACGAGGGAATCCCTAGAGTTGATTAAGACTGGAAAGTTGAGGGCTAGAGACTTGATTACACACCGCTTTCCCCTAGAAGAGGCTGCCAAAGCCTTTAAAACAGCCTTAGAGGATAAAAGAAGCCTAAAGGTTGTCGTGCTTGGTAAGGTGTAG
- a CDS encoding zinc-binding dehydrogenase: MKAAMLYGIRDLRVEDVETPRVGAGEVLVRVRAATTCGTDLKIFQRGYVERVIKLPTVFGHEWAGDVVGVGEGLDWPRKGMRVRAGNSAPCLRCFMCQKGKYNLCENMTWLWGAYAEYIKVPAHMVRVNMQEIPSNVSYEEAAITEPLACVLHGIEEVGVGLGDSIAIIGAGPIGLLHLLTAKKVGAEKVIIVDLVEERLNFAKKLGADETVNAARENVEERIKQLTNGYGADIVIEAIGRPETWEQAIKLVRKGGKVLEFGGCPPGTEVRVNTELLHYGEVTVMGTFHATPLHFRKALNLIASRTINVAPLITRKMPLERIKEAFEILATSKSEIKIAIQP; encoded by the coding sequence ATGAAGGCTGCTATGCTTTATGGGATAAGGGACCTCCGAGTGGAGGATGTTGAGACGCCAAGGGTTGGAGCTGGCGAAGTTCTTGTTAGGGTTAGAGCCGCTACAACATGCGGCACAGACCTCAAAATTTTCCAGAGAGGCTACGTGGAGCGAGTGATAAAGCTTCCAACAGTTTTTGGCCATGAATGGGCTGGCGACGTGGTTGGAGTTGGCGAAGGCCTAGATTGGCCAAGAAAAGGCATGCGAGTTCGCGCCGGAAACAGTGCACCGTGCCTGCGGTGCTTCATGTGCCAGAAGGGCAAGTACAACCTCTGCGAGAACATGACTTGGCTTTGGGGCGCCTACGCCGAATACATAAAGGTTCCAGCCCACATGGTCCGCGTGAACATGCAGGAAATCCCATCGAATGTATCCTACGAGGAGGCAGCAATCACCGAGCCTCTGGCCTGCGTGCTCCACGGAATTGAGGAAGTTGGGGTTGGGCTGGGCGACTCGATAGCGATAATAGGCGCAGGCCCTATAGGGCTTCTTCATCTCTTGACAGCCAAGAAAGTGGGAGCTGAAAAAGTTATCATAGTGGATCTTGTGGAGGAAAGGTTAAACTTCGCTAAAAAACTCGGAGCTGATGAAACAGTAAACGCTGCAAGGGAAAATGTAGAAGAGAGAATTAAACAATTAACCAATGGATATGGAGCGGACATAGTTATCGAAGCCATAGGCAGACCGGAAACGTGGGAACAAGCCATAAAACTTGTGCGGAAAGGTGGAAAGGTCCTAGAGTTCGGCGGCTGCCCGCCCGGAACAGAGGTACGGGTCAACACGGAGCTTCTACATTATGGAGAAGTCACGGTTATGGGAACTTTCCATGCAACGCCCTTGCATTTCAGGAAAGCTCTAAACCTTATAGCTTCAAGAACCATAAACGTGGCGCCCCTAATCACGCGGAAGATGCCCCTAGAGAGGATTAAGGAAGCTTTTGAAATCCTTGCAACTTCAAAGAGTGAAATCAAGATAGCTATACAACCTTAA